DNA sequence from the Malus domestica chromosome 06, GDT2T_hap1 genome:
AAGAGCATGAACTCGAAAGGAAATTTGAAGCGCAGATTGTACGTTCGAGCCCTCCTCTTTGCAGTAAATACATTTGTAACAGCAGCTTTTCCTTTCATGGGGGACTTCGTAAACTTGTTTGGATCCTTTACACTCGTTCCTCTAACTTTCGTGTTCCCGAGCATGATTTTCATCAAGGTAATTTCGCTCTACCTCACCATATTTCGGACCAAGTTAATGATCGTAAAACTTAAGTTGCTATATATTTGGCTTTCTTCTCTCACAGGTGAAGGGAAAGGCAGCTTCACTGGAGAAGATTTTATGGCATTGGTTCAACATCGTTATTTTTTCGCTCCTTGCCGTCGTCACCACAATTTCTGCCGTTCGATTGATAGTCAACAATGTTAAGGAATACAATTTCTTTGCAAATACATGAAGTACATGTAAAAGTTATGACCCGAGCCAGTTAACCAGATACATTTAGCACATCCATCACAACCATATAGCCCATATCTAGTCTTGGGTAGCCATTACAAAGAGCACGGTCAAACACAATGTGACTACGTGACATTTCTGTCTTCCATGCTTGCATTGTCTTTGCACGTGTGGATCTGGACGGGGGTCTCCGGTATACATACTGCAGTAATACGTAGACATCCCTTATAATCCAAGTGTCTTTATCTGCGTATTGTAGTTTAGAAGCTTGTGCTTACCTTGCCTTTGAGATCTAACGTTTGAAGCGAAGGTTCTGCCTGCTAGCGCTCTTCTTCATAGCGAATACATTCGTGACAGCAGCTATTCCTTTCATAGGGGACTTTATGAACTTGTTTGGATCGCTTTCACTCGTTCCTCTTAACTTTCTTGTTCCCAAGCATGGCTTTCATCAAGGTATTTTGCTATACTGCATTCCGTTCCCATCTCTTCGTCATCTAGGCTGCATCATAATCAGGACAAAGTAAAAGATGATATAACATAACTTGCTCAACTTTCGGTTCAACATTGTATTTTTTTCTGTCCTTGCAGTTTTAACACCAACTACTGCACTTCGCTTGATAGTCAACAATGTTCAGCAATATAATTTTTTGCAAATAATGAAGGCAAGTAAATTATTGCAGATGGTATATGCCTTTCAAACGATATAGTAGACAAACATAGGATGATTTTATTGCGGCATGTTCCTTTTTCCAAAATATATTGTGCAAGTAACTACATTCCTGTCGACTACTTTTCTATTTCCCGCGGTGATGATATTACATTCACAATTTTCCAATGTAACATAAAGATGCTTAGAATTCACATATCCATACCAGAAGGCATCACTTTTGAGGCTTGGTAGCAGGCTCTTATGATTCAGAAAGTGGTAGAAGTAATTTACCTTGGTATCTGCCCTTGGTTACTATATTTAAGCAGGGTCGGCCATGAGATAAGGTGACAAGAGACCACATAGGGCGCTCACCAGTTAGAGTATTTGCTTCAAATCAACTGAGGATTTAACGGATTGAGAAATGGAAGCTTAAGCAGGGCCGAGGAGAACAAAATCTGGCAGCACGCTGTTCATTTATTGGTTGGTTGCTTTCAAATTCTTGCATTCAACTTGGACCTGGGGATTGACAATCATCTCAAGCCGCATACATCCGGTCTTACATTAGCAACAGTAAGTGTGCATTATAATGCAGTTGAATGAGAATGGCATGTAAGAATTCTACCATTGAATTGCTGTCTAAGTCTGGTTTTTCATTTGAGCTGCATGACCTTTGCTAATTTCAACCCAACTGTACCCAGGAAACTTAAGTGCATTTCTCCCGTTCATTGCTTCCCGCACCTTTCTGGCTTCATCCCATAGTTCTTTTGACGCATAGATACTTGAAAGTAGCGTATAATTTCCAGTATTCCCAGGTTCTAAATGAAGAGTTGCTCAGCAGCACTTTCTGCAATCTCGACATTTCCATATGTTCTACATGCTGCAAGAAGGGCTCCTAGTGCTCCTGGCTGTGGCCCCACAGGCATTCCCTTGACCAAATCGCTGGCCTCATTGAGTTTCCCAGCACGTCCCAGCATATCAACTATGCAAGTAAAGTGATCAGCATCAGGCTCAATGTTGTAATCTTTAACCATGCTTTCCCAGTACCCCATTCCATCTTCAACGAGTCCTGCACGGCAACAGGCAGTGAATACCCCAACAAATGTGAAGCGATCAGGTTCAATATTTTCTGCCAGCATTCTCTGGAAGATCTCGAGCGCTTTGACCCCATGACCATTTGAAGCAAGACCTGTGATTATTGCACTGTAAGAGAAAACATCCTTTAGGGGGATCTTTTCAAATATGGCGCATGCCTCTCCCATATTCCCACATTTGGCATGCATGTCAACTAGTGCAGTAAGCACTTGTTCATTCTGTTCTATGCCTTCTCTATCCACATATGATCCAATCCAGTTTGCCAGATCTGCAGGACCCAACTGTGCCAATGCAGAGATCACAGCTGTCatggtgaaagcatctggcttTACTCGTGCCTTTTCCATTCTCCGGAAAAGTGAAAGTGCTTCACTTGGCCTCCCATTTTGGGAATACCCTGAAATCATAGCCTTCTCCAGCAAATCAATCCCCTCTCAGGCATTTCATCAAAGAGGGCCTTCGCCTTATCCATAAAACCGCTTTTCGTATACCCCACCAACATTGTAGTCCAATAAACAGCATTCCTGTCAGGCATCCTATCAAACACAGCCCTTGCCGAAACCAGATCCCCACTATTTACACAACCCACGACCATGGCGTTCCAAGATATCACATTTTTCCCCAGCATCCCCTCAAACAAAACCAAAGCACACCCCATATCAACCCCGCCTCTTGCATGAGCCCCCAAAACCGCATTGTAAGAAACAACATCTCTCTCACACATTTCATCAAACAGCTTCCGCGCCATCCCCACCTCCCCACATTACCCATACATATCAACCAAAGCGTTCGAAACCGgaacacaaaacccaaaacccattttcACAATGCGTCCATGGACCTCAGTCCCGCCACAAAGATCACTCAACGCAGCGCACGAATTCAGCACAAAAGGGTACGTATAGTTATCAGGTCTAATTCCAACCGAAACCATCTGCGAATACAAACTCACCGCCTCGAAACAGAGCACGGAGATCTTAGAGAAAGCCCTGACGGCGTggttgaagagagagagagagagatttgggtTGGGGAAAGAGGTGAAGACGAGGTGGGTGTAGCGAGGCGAGGCGCAGAGAGAGGCGTAGAAAGAGATGAGAGTGGAGGCTAAGGAGGCGTTCCGGTGAAGGTTTGATCGGACTATGTGGGCGTGGATTTGTTTGAGGTGGCAGAGCGAAGCGCAGGATTTGAGCAGAGAGGCAGCTCCGTCTGCTTTTTTGTTGGGATGGTTTTTGGCGACCTTTGCTGCTTTCATCTCACtctctttcaaaaaaaatttaagttagTTGTGGCGCGTTTACGTAAGGTAATCGGAATCAAGAAACGAaattgaattccgattacgGTATACTTCGGTGTTTATTAAATCTGGAGGAATCAAAATTTAGTGGGTCCCACACAAATTTTGGAATCCAATTCCAATATTTGGCTGATTTGGATTCCTAAGATAAAGGAGGTATTTGGATTCCGGATGGCTTGGGGAATCAGAATGCTAACTTTTTTTCCTTTATGCCCTcacctactttcattatttcCAAGATTATCCTTTTAACCCTAGACTATTATTTCCCTTTTCACGCTACCATATCTTAACGTTCTGGAACGGTTAGTTGATTAATTCAGTCGACCTAGAGTAAATTCAATCGATCTAAAGTAACTTTGTAAATACATGCAGAATCATTTTGTTACTCAATGCAGAATCAGTTTGTTACTTCATGCAGAATCAGTTTGTTACTCAATGCAGAATCAATTTGTTACTTCATGCATAATCAGTTTGTTACTTCATGCAGAATCAGTTTGTTACTCAATGCAGAATCAGTTTGTTACTATTATAtactatatcaaattttattaaaaaaaaagtatataaaatatttgatttgggacaagggcattttagtaatcatactggtttatattccgattctgctgaattagtaaacagctttatGGAATTGTATTCCGATtccagacagttttagtaaacaatttcaacaagaatctgattctgattccacctcatttcaattcctcctcaatcaaattcctcctcaatccgattcctctcaatttgattacggattagtaaacgcgccatTGGTTTAACGGCTATTTCTCTATCCTTTCCGGTAGAAAAAGAGGGTAAGGTTGTTGTGACAGGATAACACCAAACCTGTTGGAACAAACTCatgctaacccacaggaaatatatcaaatgtaatgcaagaacaaaatatataagaacaccaagaatttaatgaggttcctcaacagtcagtgtaactggagtacgttctcaacaaatagagaaaaaaatattatgaataatttattctctatacaaagctcaaagctattacaacaactacTTGGTGAGtgattactaaccaaagagAATAgcacattcttcttctttttctgctcttagttttctgttttctgCAGCTACCTTTGCTCTCTCAAAGATTGGCTTCTAAAACAGAAAATggtgtactctctctctctctcacattcgGATGATAACTTCATCCATACAAAAGCACACAATAAAAAATCTAAAGTAAGGGAATAATCATTCTtttacaaacatcatcatgacctttcttttttttatacaacaaaCATAATCATTTGTCTTCTCATAATGATGTTTCCACGTCATTATGtcattcattttttattatatgctCTAATTCAACAAAGGTCATTTCGGTCTTTATCACGGGGATGAattcatttcttttatttttggatgatgctagagagactaaattttataaatcaaatgacatgaaagttgatgattagattattacttaagtattgattaatgtgcttatttctGATTGGTAATAagttatttagtttgcaaatttaatctacttaacattaccctttattttttatttgaactctgCTTATTTTCAGTGGATACGTTTTATCCTGCCTAGTTTGTTTTACACACGGCCCTATTTTGTCACCAGATACTTgatgtttgcaaatttagtctacctagCATTACGATTTAAATCATAAACGTCTATTTTGTCTTACATCGTCACTGTGTTAAGGtttaaattaatgaaaataaactttaagtgtttaaatgaatgaaaattaAGGATATCTAAAACATGCCTGCAAATTATATCAAAAGAAAAGTAGAtcttgaaataaaattaaaactttcaTGACTTAAATGTCGGCAGACAACAATACAGAAAAAACTAGAGAATACGAAATTGTAATATAATTTGCCAGTGAATACATCAAGCATCTTTACACCATTCATGAACATATGAAATGAGCATAAACAATACTACAATATATGTATTTACTCCAGTTGCTTGGAACATTGCATCCGTCCTGTTATGCCCGAGTTCAAATCCTTTGGTTTTTCATAATTTAGACAAATTTGTAATATCGTCTTATCAAGCAAGAAGAGTGTAGAGAGGGTTTGCCTGCATGAACAAATAGTTCCCACCAAACAAGTCATTCATGTGAGCCTGCCCATGCTTCAGTCTCTTCAAAGCTTTGCTCCATGAAACTTTAATCCTAGTGAAAATCCTAGCTCTTTTCCTCAGGAACCTTCTCAAGCCCTGAATCCGAACCCTTGGCCGCCTTCGCCCGGTTAGCTTACTGATCTTGGACCAACCCCTTATGTTCTTGAATTTAATTGCTGTGTTTTGCTGATCTGTTTTTTCATCAAACAGACCTTCGTTTCTCAGTCTTTGGTAAGCAAGTTGTGAGATCGATGCCATTTCGAAGTAGAAAAGGTTTAGAGCTAGATGGAGTcagctttttgttttttttctttctgtggATTTAGATGTCTCTCAAATGATGTAAGTGACAAATTTAAAGTGAAGAAAGTAGTTTGCAATGAATGCAGCTGAAATATTTGGTAATGGTAGTTTAAACTCTGATAATTTAAGGTTCCTAGTGTCACGGGCCatgtgttaaaaacaaagaaaatgcccaagacatcatatatctaagcccatgaagccatgtcttcatggaagcttccggaacgtcccggagaaatcaagaacgtggcggagcattcaagataatcttagggcattccggaacattccacacaagtgtacatatttaagcctcacctagaataatctagattaggcaagttgtatctagaactatgctagatatttttggatgtaagtaggggattctagaaccctccattgaggaggtgacttaggcctataaataggaggtaaggccatttggccaaaccatccaagaattgtaagcaattgtaaagttctcttaactttcaatacaaagcttcctttctcccatcttctaagtgatcttagcattctccaagctatcttagctttctttgtgattcgatccggggaagcgaggctttgaaggcttacttagcttgttcatcgaggtattcaagtctaagtgccgcacgggcggaaggcttaaagagtcatcccgtgacagctggtatcagagccaagctcgtgaatcacttgaaggaaagtaggatatggcaagtggagagatggtgtccggagtctccgatctaagggagcgtactgccgaggtccaagacgttgccaagagcaagccaaagttaaaggacttgcaagcatcgatggagaccatggaagagcgactcgagaaggtggaacgaaccatactcgagttcgatactcgacttgatgaggacgttgtcgacaaggaggaaatccaaaccatggtggacaatggtaaggatgaactgcgtggcttggtggaagggtgatgtgaaaaataagttaacacacaaaattaaaccctctttttatcaaatgtagtaaagtatgtaagtatggatcgttctaggccggggattaggagggattgctaaacacttgaaaactgacttaaaaacataaaaacaaaatttaaaacactaaactagactcaaagaatgaaaaactatactttaaaatacttaaacaaacataaaactcaaaacagcaacctaatgactcaaaactgcctaaaaaccactttctgggcagttttgagaacctaacaagaacttggacgaagttggatgaaaacttgaatcaaaacacttagaaacacaaatcaaaacactttctaactaatctaagacttcaaaataaagggggatttgttttggacgaaaattgaaaacaaaacagaaactttaaaacaaaacagattgtaaaacgtttttggatgaaaaggatggataaaaggctagttaggaggttcttctccacacatgacacacttgcaaacaaaatgattttcagttgttctttcaataaattatgaaactcaacaccccaagttaattagatacgcttaaattaaccttcaagttctccttaagttaatgaattggatggaaaagcacatacaacaattcaaagcattcctcaaaggttccttacgtgatgagcacaataaagatacaatcaagaatcatgaagcacaatgagaactataagtgttgacgaggcattcgttactatgatgagcatgaaactagtgccaagaattcattcaacgcgatcgttttcaagcgaccttcactacttgtgattataagattgtaactattaggtgaaactccctcataatctagcatcatattcatgcatgaaaactaagcgtgcactctcaatcaacatacacaaataagttatcaatcaagtagatgaacgaattgaatccgcaacttatgaaataacaactgaatgtaatcaaatcatattgcaagcatgtacatggtttcgaatcaccccctaactaagaggggtttagttcctcatactcacaaagcaaagatacataaaattagacattaaaatcaaaggaaagaaaacacctaaaatgctccaacttggtagcaagtgcatccaagattcctcctttcccttgcttgcggcatgaagcttgtggacagatttttgggtggatttatggtgtagaatggatggggaattttgtggaagggtttagggtgagagtggaagagtgtttgatggttggggagtggtagagaactaggcaaagagggtggaagaaggtggagtggctgttatgttttctaggcactagaatggtgtttttggggtgttttgcttcctagggtgtgtatggacgaatttctgtgataaaatgatgaatatgggggattgtcctttggccaaggggtgtaaacatgtatttataggccccaaaaaccttagaaaatcaggttaggttaaggatgaaatgcatggcaatttgtgtgtgtggtgtgcaatggtccaagggtgaaaatgaagtgatgatgcaaagtgtgaagggtaaaatggagtggtcttgtagctagggggcatgaatgattgtgtacattgcatagagatggaaagggaggtgaaaatgtgtcaataaatgggtcaaaggtgcagcaacatgtggtacacaaggcatgagattccaaatgtgaatgatggagcatcaattggtgcatgtaatggatgtaaatgttgtctaaaatctaatgagtgaagggaacaagaggtatcaagcaattgagtgtaataattaaatgaattgaagcatgaaattagaaattatgtaggggacaagagtgatcaagcatggcatggaatccaaagggaattctatgtggtttgcatggcaaggaatgcaagttggggtgacagatttttgggctgttttcttcatcttttagaccataattcttcacattcttggcctctttagttctcaaattcgtccatccacttggcccatgcatttgctatccattccaagcccgaaacatgctccaaaggcctccaaaatgcatcttcttgcatactttgtacttagagtctgaaaacacacgaaaatgactttaaacactaaaataactaaggaaacacgacataaatgcacaagaacaagccaactaagtcgcataaatatgctcttatcaaagGGCTACGAGACGAGCTCCTTGGCGCTCTCAACACCATGGCAGACAAGATGCGGAGGGAAGTCCAGGTTCACCTTGACAACATAGAGGCAAGGTTTGTGGCGCTTCAAGCAGAGATAAAGGACAcaagggaacttaagggagatgtggcgttttgtaaagaagcagtcgtgaagcaattcgtgcaagggccgagggaaatcaaggcgttggactccaaggtaatcgactcctttaaacccaaatcctataatgggaagagggaagcaaaggagctagacacattcgtgtggaacgtggagcgatacttcaagtacctgaagcttgaagatgacgagtccaaaatctcaacggcaaccatgttcttagctgacaatgcccttatgtggtggcgtcgtcggagcatggagattgagtaaggtacgttctctctcaccacttgggatgaatttaagaaagatcttatgttgcacttctatccccaaaatgccaagtacgaagccaaggagaaactaaggtggctcaagcaaacggggaacgtcaaagactatgtcaacgccttcgtgagcttgttattcgaggtgcccaacatgttagaggaagacaagctcatgtacttcatgagtggactgcaaaattgggcaaaactcgaactacaaaggagacacgtgcaaacattgtctgatgccattgccgctgccgaatccttgattgagtttaaatcaagccacCAAGGTGATTCCAAGTCCACGGGGAAGAGGGGTAACCATGAGAGAAGTGGGGGAGAACATAAGCCGAAGGACAAGGCCGAGACAAGCAAACCAAAGGAGAAGAAAGCCGATAAGCATGACAAAGGCAAGGGTAAGTCTTGGCAACCCACTTGTTACCTATGCGACGGCCCTCACATGATGCGAGATTGCCCACAAAAGAAGGCCCTTAAGGCCATGGCTTTCAAGGAGGACAAGGCCGAAGAGAGTAACGATGCAACGATGGGATGCATCCGTCTACTGAATGCCATCCAGACAACCCTTCCACAACCTAAGGCTCAAGTTGGGGGATGATCATTGTTCGTCGACGTCAAGACTGGTGACAAGACGACACGTGTGTTGGTGGACACGGGAGCAACACACAACTTCATGACGTCGGAGGAAGCCACAAGGCTTGGCCTCCGAGTCACAAAGGAGCCCGGTAGCGTGAAGACGGTAAATTCTGCTGCCACCCCCATTGTTGGAGTTGCGCGCAATGTACAAGTAGACATTGGCACATGGAAGGGAAAGATCGACTTCACCGTAGTCAAGATGGACGACTATGGCGTAGTCATTGGGTTAGAGTTCATGGACAAGGTACGAGCCTTTCCCATTCCCTTCTACAATATTTTCTGTATCCTGGCCGACGGAAGACAACCTTGCCTGGTGCCATTGGAAAGGCAAGCCAAGAAGTGTACCCAGCACTTGTCGGCAATTCAATTTGCCAAGTCTTGGAAGAAAGGCGAGGCCACATTTCTTGCAACCCTAATGTTGAATGAAGGGGAGGAGAAGTACGGGCCTTTGCCAAAACAAGTGGAAGACGTCCTTATGGAGTTTGCGGACGTGATGCCTAAGGAACTGCCAAAGAAGTTGCCACCAAGGAGAGAGGTCGACCATGCGATTGAGTTGGAGCCTGGTGCTAAGCCTCCCTCCAAATCACCTTATAGGATGTCGCCACCCGAgttggaggaattgaggaagcaaCTCAACGAGCTACTTGATGCTGGCTACATCCAACCCTCCAAGTCCCCATATGGTGCACCCGTCCTGTTCCAACGCAAGAAAGAAGGTAGCCTAAGGTTGTGCATCGACTatagagcattgaacaagattaccatcaaGAACAAGTACCCACTTCCGTTGATCGCCGACTTATTCGATCAACTTGGTGAAGCAAGGTACTTCACAAAGTTAGATCTTCGATCGTGATACTACCAAGTGAGGATAGCCCCTGGAGACGAATCGAAGACGGCGATGGTGACCAGATATGGAGCGTTCgagtataaagtcatgccatttggtCTGACCAATGCCCTTGCAACATTCTGTACATTGATGAACAAGGTATTCCATCCTTATCTTGACAAGTTTGTCgtggtttacattgatgatatcgTTGTCTATAGCAAGACATTGGAGGAGCACGTCAAGCACTTGCGCATAGTGTTCAAGACCCTTCGGGAGCATGAACTCTATGTCAAGAAGGAGAAATGCTCCTTTGCCACAAAAGAAGTAGAATTTCTTGGCCACAAGATAAAGGAGGGGAAACTTATGATGGAAAAGggcaagatcaaggccattcaagagTGGGAACCGCCGACCAAGGTACCAACACTACGATCCTTTCTGGAGCTAGCCAACTACTATCGGAGATTCATAAAAGGGTATTCAGCTATAGCGGCACCCTTAACAGACCTTCTTAAGAAAAACAAGGTATGGGAATGGACGGACCGGTGTCAAGAGGCCTTTGAGAGGTTGAAGAAGGCCCTAATGGAGGAGCCTGTACTAAGGTTGCCCGACCTTAGTAAGCCATTCGAGTTGCACACTGATGCTTCCGACTTTGCCATAGGAGGAGTGTTGATGCAAGAGGGACATCCGATAGCCTATGAAAGTCGCAAGCTAAACAATGCCGAGAAGAGGTACACGACCCATGAAAAGGAGATGACCGCCATCGTCCATTGCCTTAGAGTTTGGAGGCATTACTTGCTTGGTACCCCATTCGTCATCAAGACGGACAACGTTGCCACTAGCTACTTtcaaacccaacaaaagctcaCACCTAAGCAAGCAAGGTGGCAAGAGTTCTTAGCGGAGTTTGATTACAAGCTAGAGTACAAGCAAGGAAAGGAGAACGTGGTGGCCGATGCTTTAAGTAGACGAGTAGAGTTAATGGCTACGGTACTCAAGCCGCAAAGCCATCTCTTGGATCGTGTCCGAGAAGGTTTGTCACATGACGTCCAAGCCAAGAACATTGTGGAGTTTGTCAAGGATGGGAAGACAAGAAGGTTTTGGCTTGAGGACGGCTTGCTATACACCAAGGGCAAGCGGATCTACGTCCCAAAGTGGGGAAACTTAAGGAAAGAAATCCTTAAGGAGTGCCATGACTCAATGTGGGCAGGACATCCTGGCACTCACCGCACGTTGGCTTTGGTGAGCGATGCTTATTATTGGCCACAAATGCGGGATGATGTAGATTCATACGTGAAGACTTGTCTTGTGTGCCAACAAGACAAAGTGGAACAAAGGCAACCGGGAGGACTGTTGGAACCACTTCCCACCCCATCAAGACCATGGGAGTGTTTGACCATGGATTTCATCACACATTTGCCCAAGTCTGATGGATGTGGATCTATCTTCGTCGTGGTTGATAGATTCACCAAGTATGCCACTTTCATACCCGCACCCGTGGAGTGCACAGCCGAAGTAGCTGCACGCTTGTTTCTAAAGCACGTGGTCAAGTATTGGGGTGTTCCGAGGAGCATAGTCAGCGATCGAGATGCTCGCTTCACGGGTAGATTTTGGAAGGAGCTCTTCAAGCTACTTGGCTCAAAGTTAGACTTCTTCACAGCTTTTCATCCCCAAACTGATGGACAAACGGAGCGGGTTAACGCATTGTTGGAGACTTATTTGCGGCACTATGTTAGTGCCAATCAACGAGATTGGGCTAAGTTACTTGATGTTGCCCAATTCTCTTATAACTTGCAACGTTCGGAGTCGACGGGGAAAAGTCCGTTCGAGTTGGCTATAGGGCAACAACCCTTGACCCCGAACACGGTCGTGACTGGCTACACGGGGAATAGTCCAGCCGCTTTCAAAACCGCTAAGGAGTGGCAATTAGCCCAcgaacttgctcgagctcatttggagaaggcttcaaagaagatgaagaaatgggcGGATCGTAAGCGAAGGAATGTGGAGTTCCAAACTGGCGACCAAGTCTTTGTGAAGCTCAATGCGTCTCAGCACAAGAGTACTCGTGGCTTGCACAAGAGCTTGTTGCGGAAGTATGAGGGACCATTCCCTATCATCAAGAAGGTTGGCAAAGCCGCTTATGTTGTGGAACTCCCACCCCGCCTCAAGTTTCACCCGGTGTTCCATGTGAGCAACTTGAAGCCTTATCATGCAGACAATGAGGAGCCAAGCCGAGGTGAGTCTCATCGAGCACCCCCTTTGATGACGGAGGCATTTGACAAAGAAGTGGAGAGCATTGAAGCCAAGCGTGTCATGGTGCGACCAAGAcaaccaaagcatgtggagtactttgtcaaatggaaggggctaccatactccgaagcaacatgggagaaggagacgtccttatggcaatataaggacttgattcagacattcgagaggcaagagtcgacgaggacgtcgacggcttaaatgggggaggatgtcacgggccatgtgttaaaaacaaagaaaatgcccaagacatcatatatctaagcccatgaagccatgtcttcatggaagcttctggaacgtcccggagaaatcaagaacgtggtggagcattcaagataatcttagggc
Encoded proteins:
- the LOC103437673 gene encoding pentatricopeptide repeat-containing protein At4g16835, mitochondrial-like → MISGYSQNGRPSEALSLFRRMEKARVKPDAFTMTAVISALAQLGPADLANWIGSYVDREGIEQNEQVLTALVDMHAKCGNMGEACAIFEKIPLKDVFSYSAIITGLASNGHGVKALEIFQRMLAENIEPDRFTFVGVFTACCRAGLVEDGMGYWESMVKDYNIEPDADHFTCIVDMLGRAGKLNEASDLVKGMPVGPQPGALGALLAACRTYGNVEIAESAAEQLFI
- the LOC103437672 gene encoding putative pentatricopeptide repeat-containing protein At5g37570; this translates as MKAAKVAKNHPNKKADGAASLLKSCASLCHLKQIHAHIVRSNLHRNASLASTLISFYASLCASPRYTHLVFTSFPNPNLSLSLFNHAVRAFSKISVLCFEAVSLYSQMVSVGIRPDNYTYPFVLNSCAALSDLCGGTEVHGRIVKMGFGFCVPVSNALVDMYG